The following coding sequences lie in one Xylocopa sonorina isolate GNS202 chromosome 15, iyXylSono1_principal, whole genome shotgun sequence genomic window:
- the LOC143430677 gene encoding uncharacterized protein LOC143430677, which translates to MNAKLFIVLTFVAIAFAEEASEAQETKKDKRGIHHGLGGYGGLGGGGGLGGGFGAGGGGGGGVSILTQQVPVPVPQPIPVPVDRQVPVPVRVPVAVPVDRPYPVHVPRPFPVPVTRHVPVPVDRPVPVPVSVPVQIPVPAPYPVNVGGGGFGGGGIAIEGGGYGGGKQIPINIAQPSVVFEKGNAGWPSSGHPW; encoded by the exons ATGAATGCTAAG CTATTCATCGTACTCACATTCGTGGCAATAGCGTTCGCCGAGGAGGCGTCAGAGGCGCAGGAAACGAAAAAGGACAAACGAGGGATTCATCATGGGCTAGGAGGATATGGCGGCctgggaggaggaggaggcttaGGAGGTGGTTTTGGTGCAGGCGGTGGAGGAGGCGGTGGTGTCTCTATCCTAACCCAGCAAGTACCAGTTCCGGTACCACAACCGATCCCTGTTCCTGTTGACAGACAGGTTCCTGTTCCGGTCAGG GTACCAGTCGCCGTCCCAGTCGATCGCCCCTATCCAGTCCACGTCCCAAGACCGTTCCCAGTGCCGGTGACCAGGCACGTTCCAGTCCCAGTTGACAGACCAGTTCCCGTCCCAGTCAGCGTCCCAGTCCAAATCCCAGTCCCAGCCCCGTACCCAGTCAACGTAGGTGGTGGTGGCTTCGGTGGTGGCGGCATCGCCATCGAAGGCGGCGGCTACGGTGGCGGCAAACAAATACCCATAAACATCGCGCAACCGTCGGTGGTCTTCGAGAAAGGCAACGCCGGCTGGCCAAGCTCCGGCCACCCCTGGTAA
- the LOC143430828 gene encoding uncharacterized protein LOC143430828 — translation MTMLRVFLFALAVAAARASHFSSLEGHGGYSEPKLISQSVHLKEIPTKIIKVTKTAVVKVPVPYPVKVPHHIPVPVPVNHPIAVPYTKLVKVQEHVPIEVSKPVPIAIHQQIPLVVPKAVPVPHPIPVPQPVTLNKPVFYPVPHPIPYQAHSEGGGIEGGAGGYGSDDYAGHESESYSSYTTNDQGHEQGGQGGHFQPSQPDYNSHH, via the exons ATGACGATGTTACGAGTA TTTTTGTTCGCCCTGGCCGTGGCCGCCGCGAGGGCCTCTCATTTCTCCTCCCTGGAAGGCCATGGTGGCTACAGTGAACCGAAACTCATCTCGCAATCGGTACACCTGAAAGAAATACCGACAAAGATCATCAAGGTTACGAAGACTGCGGTCGTCAAAGTGCCAGTGCCGTATCCCGTCAAG GTGCCCCATCACATACCCGTCCCGGTGCCAGTTAACCATCCGATCGCTGTTCCGTACACGAAGCTAGTGAAAGTCCAGGAACACGTGCCGATCGAGGTGTCGAAGCCAGTTCCGATCGCGATCCACCAGCAGATACCATTGGTGGTACCGAAGGCGGTGCCGGTGCCGCATCCAATTCCGGTCCCGCAGCCGGTAACGCTGAACAAGCCGGTCTTCTACCCGGTACCACACCCGATACCGTATCAGGCTCACTCAGAGGGTGGCGGGATCGAGGGCGGTGCTGGTGGATACGGTTCAGACGATTACGCTGGCCACGAATCGGAGAGTTACAGCTCTTACACGACCAACGACCAGGGCCACGAGCAAGGCGGACAGGGTGGACACTTCCAACCGTCTCAGCCGGATTACAATTCGCATCACTGA
- the LOC143430726 gene encoding uncharacterized protein LOC143430726, with product MRTLVCLMLIATAFAGEEKTVQKRGLSLSYGGYGGGYGGYGGYGLSSGLGHGSLAVAIQEKPVAVPVAVPKPYPVAVDRPYPVKVPVAVPQPVPVAVPVPQPYPVVQTKTITVPVDRPYPVSVPVKVPVPVPAPYPVKVPVSQPVPVAVPHPVPVAVPQPILVKEQSPLLIKGLGYGLGH from the exons ATGAGAACACTG GTATGCCTGATGCTGATCGCCACGGCGTTCGCCGGCGAGGAGAAAACGGTCCAAAAGCGTGGACTTAGCTTAAGCTACGGAGGATACGGCGGAGGATACGGCGGATACGGAGGATACGGATTGAGCTCTGGTTTGGGACACGGCAGCCTGGCGGTCGCCATTCAAGAGAAGCCCGTCGCTGTTCCAGTCGCGGTCCCAAAACCGTACCCAGTCGCCGTCGACCGACCATACCCCGTGAAG GTACCAGTCGCAGTACCGCAACCTGTCCCAGTGGCGGTTCCAGTGCCCCAGCCGTACCCAGTAGTGCAGACCAAGACGATCACGGTTCCAGTCGATCGGCCGTACCCAGTTTCGGTTCCAGTTAAGGTGCCCGTACCTGTGCCCGCCCCCTACCCTGTCAAG gtccCAGTCTCTCAGCCTGTTCCAGTCGCGGTTCCCCATCCCGTTCCAGTCGCAGTTCCACAGCCAATTCTCGTTAAAGAACAATCTCCCCTCCTCATCAAAGGTTTGGGATACGGTTTGGGACACTAA